One genomic region from Mesorhizobium terrae encodes:
- a CDS encoding DUF1465 family protein: MSEPSKESANTIKLAERRVFSQSFKPLYDEGMGLVERTAEYLDGKGRLEAKKLSRLGATLYAAESMRLTTRLMQIASWLLLQRAANSGEMTRDQVASEKSKVRLDTASAHSEAAGWSELPDDFLDLVNRSLRLQSLVRRMDEEIYGGATLPPQPANRRSNPVSDQITLLKTAFAGG; the protein is encoded by the coding sequence ATGAGCGAGCCTTCTAAGGAAAGCGCGAACACGATCAAGCTGGCCGAGCGAAGGGTTTTCTCGCAGTCGTTCAAGCCGCTCTATGACGAGGGCATGGGGCTGGTCGAGCGCACGGCCGAGTATCTCGACGGCAAGGGCCGGCTTGAAGCGAAGAAGCTTTCGCGGCTCGGCGCGACGCTTTACGCAGCTGAATCGATGCGGCTGACGACAAGGCTGATGCAGATCGCTTCGTGGCTCCTCCTGCAGCGCGCGGCCAATTCCGGCGAGATGACGCGTGACCAGGTTGCGTCGGAAAAATCCAAGGTTCGGCTGGATACAGCGTCCGCCCATAGCGAAGCCGCGGGCTGGAGCGAACTGCCCGACGACTTCCTCGATCTCGTCAACCGCTCGCTGCGCCTGCAGTCGCTGGTGCGCCGCATGGACGAAGAGATCTATGGCGGCGCCACGTTGCCGCCGCAGCCGGCCAACCGCCGTTCCAACCCGGTTTCCGACCAGATCACTCTGCTCAAGACGGCTTTTGCGGGCGGCTGA
- the ybgC gene encoding tol-pal system-associated acyl-CoA thioesterase, which yields MSVDDNQNALLSGISGALTEFGHRLMARVYYADTDFSGVVYHARYLEFLERGRSDFLRLAGVHHTELAEGKHGEKIVWVVRRMEIDFRSPARIDDILTVDTRADEISGARIFMVQQLKRGDEVLVDARVEAAIIGENGRPRRFPKEWVAAFMPKG from the coding sequence ATGTCTGTCGATGACAACCAAAATGCCCTGCTCAGCGGCATTTCAGGCGCGTTGACGGAATTCGGCCATCGCCTGATGGCGCGGGTCTATTATGCCGACACCGATTTTTCCGGCGTCGTCTATCACGCCCGCTACCTGGAGTTCCTGGAGCGTGGGCGTTCGGATTTCCTCAGGCTGGCGGGTGTGCACCATACAGAGCTCGCCGAAGGCAAGCATGGCGAGAAAATCGTCTGGGTGGTGCGCCGCATGGAGATCGACTTCCGCTCGCCGGCCCGCATCGACGACATTTTGACCGTCGACACCCGCGCCGACGAGATTTCCGGCGCGCGCATCTTCATGGTGCAGCAATTGAAGCGCGGCGACGAGGTTCTGGTCGATGCCAGGGTAGAGGCCGCGATCATCGGCGAGAATGGCCGCCCGCGCCGGTTTCCCAAGGAATGGGTCGCGGCATTCATGCCCAAGGGCTGA
- the tolR gene encoding protein TolR: MGMSVSSGGSGRGGRGHRRRGRHHGLMSEINVTPFVDVMLVLLIIFMVAAPLLTVGVPIDLPETQAKPMNAETQPITVSVNQAGQIHLQETEIPLEEVVPKLEAIAKTGYEERIFIRGDKAADYGTVMKVMARISAAGYKNLGLVTLQEQEK; this comes from the coding sequence ATGGGAATGTCAGTCAGCTCAGGCGGTTCAGGACGCGGCGGTCGAGGCCACAGACGGCGCGGCCGCCATCACGGCCTGATGTCGGAAATCAACGTGACGCCGTTCGTCGACGTCATGCTGGTGCTGCTCATCATCTTCATGGTGGCGGCGCCGCTTCTGACCGTCGGCGTGCCGATCGACCTGCCGGAAACGCAGGCCAAGCCGATGAATGCCGAAACCCAGCCGATCACCGTTTCGGTCAATCAGGCCGGCCAGATCCATCTGCAGGAAACCGAGATTCCGCTCGAAGAAGTGGTGCCGAAGCTCGAGGCGATCGCCAAGACGGGTTACGAGGAACGCATCTTCATCCGCGGCGACAAGGCTGCCGACTATGGCACGGTCATGAAGGTCATGGCCCGCATCTCGGCGGCCGGCTACAAGAACCTCGGCCTGGTCACGTTGCAGGAACAGGAAAAGTAG
- the ruvC gene encoding crossover junction endodeoxyribonuclease RuvC → MGETIRIIGIDPGLRRTGWGIVESLGNSLRFVAAGTVRSDDKAALAARLCQLHDGLAEVLHRAMPHEAAVEQTFVNKDASATLKLGQARGIAMLVPARAGLVVAEYAPNAVKKAVIGVGHGDKKQIHMMVKVLLPKAAFDTDDAADALAIAICHAHHRQSMAYRMAMAG, encoded by the coding sequence ATGGGGGAAACGATTCGCATCATCGGCATCGACCCGGGGCTTCGGCGCACCGGCTGGGGCATCGTGGAAAGCCTTGGCAATTCGCTGCGCTTCGTCGCTGCAGGAACCGTGCGCTCCGACGACAAGGCAGCTTTGGCGGCACGGCTGTGCCAGCTGCATGACGGGCTGGCCGAGGTGCTGCATCGGGCGATGCCGCATGAGGCAGCTGTCGAACAGACCTTCGTCAACAAGGATGCGTCGGCGACGCTGAAGCTCGGCCAGGCGCGCGGCATCGCCATGCTGGTGCCGGCCCGCGCCGGGCTGGTGGTGGCCGAATATGCGCCCAACGCCGTCAAGAAGGCGGTGATCGGCGTCGGCCATGGCGACAAGAAGCAGATCCACATGATGGTGAAGGTGCTTTTGCCCAAGGCGGCCTTCGACACGGACGATGCCGCCGACGCTCTGGCAATCGCCATCTGCCATGCGCATCACCGGCAGAGCATGGCCTATCGCATGGCTATGGCCGGATAG
- the pal gene encoding peptidoglycan-associated lipoprotein Pal — MRRIAKLTTNPVMIALVASLAIAGCASKKTPNSAADLGLGGGAATPGSAQDFTVNIGDRIFFDTDSSSIRADAQQTLGRQAQWLNKYGQYAIVVEGHADERGTREYNLALGARRAAAARDFLIGKGVAAKRLKTISYGKERPVAVCDDISCWSQNRRAVTTLSGAGS; from the coding sequence ATGCGCCGTATCGCAAAGCTTACCACGAACCCGGTCATGATCGCGCTGGTCGCCTCGCTGGCGATTGCAGGCTGCGCCTCGAAGAAGACCCCGAACAGCGCTGCCGATCTCGGTCTCGGTGGTGGCGCCGCGACCCCCGGCTCCGCACAGGACTTCACCGTCAATATCGGCGACCGCATCTTCTTCGACACCGACTCCTCGTCGATCCGCGCCGACGCCCAGCAGACACTTGGCCGCCAGGCGCAGTGGCTGAACAAGTATGGTCAGTACGCGATCGTCGTCGAAGGCCATGCCGACGAGCGCGGTACCCGCGAATACAATCTGGCGCTCGGCGCCCGCCGTGCCGCTGCCGCCCGCGACTTCCTGATCGGCAAGGGTGTCGCAGCCAAGCGCCTGAAGACCATTTCCTACGGCAAGGAACGTCCGGTCGCCGTCTGCGACGACATCTCCTGCTGGTCGCAGAACCGCCGCGCCGTCACCACCCTGTCGGGCGCCGGCTCCTGA
- the tolB gene encoding Tol-Pal system beta propeller repeat protein TolB, with protein sequence MKHLLKTLFLIGAMATGMGGLAMLPAHARVEIDVNKGNVEPLPIAITDFQSTSGLGTEISNIISADLKRSGLFAPIDKGAFIEKVSSPDQTPRFEDWKVINAQALVTGRVSKEADGRVRAEYRLWDTFAGQQLSGEQFFANDANQRRVAHIIADAIYERLTGEKGYFDTRVVYIDETGAKNARKKRLAIMDQDGANARYLSNGSSIVLTPRFSPNRQEITYMSYESGQPKVYLLQLETGQRELVGNFPGMTFAPRFSPDGQKVVMSLLRDDGNSNIYAMDLRSRSTTRLTNSTSIDTSPSYSPDGSKVVFTSDRGGRAQIYVMGADGSGQTRISFGDGTYSTPVWSPRGDLIAFTKQAGGEFQIGVMKTDGSGERILSSGFQQEGPTWAPNGRVLMFFRDSAGGGGPKLYSIDLTGRNEQPIPTAGFASDPAWSPLLE encoded by the coding sequence ATGAAGCATCTTCTCAAGACTCTTTTTCTGATCGGCGCCATGGCCACCGGCATGGGTGGACTGGCGATGCTGCCCGCCCACGCGCGGGTGGAGATCGACGTCAACAAGGGCAATGTTGAGCCTTTGCCGATCGCCATCACCGACTTCCAGTCGACCAGCGGTTTGGGCACCGAGATTTCGAACATCATCTCGGCGGATCTGAAGCGCTCGGGCCTGTTCGCGCCGATCGACAAGGGTGCTTTCATCGAGAAGGTCTCCAGTCCGGACCAGACGCCGCGCTTCGAAGACTGGAAGGTCATCAACGCGCAGGCCCTCGTCACCGGCCGCGTCAGCAAGGAAGCCGACGGCCGCGTCCGCGCCGAATACCGCCTTTGGGATACCTTTGCCGGCCAGCAGCTGTCGGGCGAGCAGTTCTTCGCCAACGATGCCAACCAGCGTCGCGTCGCCCACATCATTGCCGATGCCATCTATGAGCGCCTGACCGGCGAGAAGGGCTATTTCGACACCCGTGTCGTCTATATCGACGAAACCGGCGCCAAGAACGCACGCAAGAAGCGGCTTGCGATCATGGATCAGGACGGCGCCAATGCACGCTACCTGTCCAACGGTTCCTCGATCGTGCTGACGCCGCGTTTCTCGCCGAACCGGCAGGAAATCACCTACATGTCCTATGAGAGCGGGCAGCCTAAGGTCTATCTGCTGCAGCTTGAGACCGGGCAGCGCGAACTGGTCGGCAATTTCCCCGGCATGACCTTTGCGCCGCGCTTTTCGCCGGATGGCCAGAAGGTGGTGATGAGCCTTCTGCGCGACGACGGCAATTCCAACATCTACGCGATGGACCTGCGCAGCCGTTCGACGACCAGACTGACCAACTCGACCTCCATCGACACGTCGCCTTCCTATTCGCCCGACGGATCGAAGGTCGTCTTCACCTCCGACCGTGGCGGTCGGGCCCAGATTTATGTCATGGGCGCGGATGGCTCCGGCCAGACCCGTATCTCGTTCGGCGACGGCACCTATTCGACGCCGGTATGGTCGCCGCGCGGCGACCTGATCGCCTTCACCAAGCAGGCGGGCGGCGAATTCCAGATCGGCGTGATGAAGACAGACGGCTCGGGCGAACGTATCCTGTCCTCCGGCTTCCAGCAGGAAGGCCCGACCTGGGCGCCGAACGGCCGTGTCCTGATGTTCTTCCGCGACAGCGCCGGTGGTGGTGGGCCGAAGCTCTATTCGATTGACCTGACCGGCCGCAACGAGCAGCCGATCCCGACGGCAGGCTTCGCTTCCGATCCGGCCTGGTCGCCGCTGCTCGAGTAG
- a CDS encoding AbrB/MazE/SpoVT family DNA-binding domain-containing protein, translating into MRVTEKGQVTIPKNIRRKLGIVAGTEVEFNLQDGSALMRPVSATDVEREVAEFMAHIRRHKGTMDLGGMTGDEFFKLLRD; encoded by the coding sequence ATGCGCGTTACGGAAAAGGGCCAGGTCACGATCCCGAAGAACATTCGCCGGAAACTCGGCATTGTCGCGGGGACCGAGGTCGAGTTCAATCTGCAGGACGGTAGCGCGCTTATGCGCCCTGTTTCGGCGACCGACGTCGAGCGAGAGGTTGCCGAGTTCATGGCTCATATCCGTCGTCACAAGGGGACGATGGATCTCGGGGGGATGACCGGGGACGAATTCTTCAAACTCCTGAGAGATTGA
- the ruvB gene encoding Holliday junction branch migration DNA helicase RuvB encodes MTTAPRLISSEKRGEDADQTLRPQVLDDFVGQAAARANLKVFIEAAKGRGDALDHVLFVGPPGLGKTTLAQIMAREMGVNFRSTSGPVIAKAGDLAALLTNLEDRDVLFIDEIHRLSPAVEEILYPAMEDFQLDLIIGEGPAARSVKIDLARFTLVAATTRLGLITNPLRDRFGIPVRLNFYTVDELELIVRRGARILGMPIGDDGAVEIARRARGTPRIAGRLLRRVRDFASVAGAETVSRKVADDALSRLEVDALGLDQLDRRYLSMIAMNFGGGPVGIETIAAGLSEPRDAIEDIIEPYLIQQGFIMRTPRGRVLTANAWKHLGLEVPRELNQQQINLFQEED; translated from the coding sequence ATGACCACCGCCCCCCGTCTCATCTCTTCCGAAAAGCGCGGCGAGGATGCCGACCAGACGTTGCGTCCTCAGGTGCTGGACGATTTTGTCGGCCAGGCAGCGGCACGCGCCAACCTGAAGGTCTTCATTGAAGCGGCCAAGGGGCGCGGCGACGCGCTCGATCACGTCCTGTTCGTCGGTCCGCCGGGGTTGGGCAAGACGACGCTGGCGCAAATCATGGCGCGCGAGATGGGGGTCAATTTCCGCTCGACCTCGGGCCCGGTCATTGCGAAGGCTGGAGATCTCGCCGCGCTGCTCACCAATCTGGAAGACCGCGACGTTCTCTTCATCGACGAAATCCATCGGCTGAGCCCGGCCGTGGAAGAAATCCTCTACCCGGCGATGGAGGATTTCCAGCTCGACCTGATCATTGGCGAGGGGCCGGCGGCGCGCTCGGTCAAGATCGACCTTGCCCGCTTCACGCTGGTGGCCGCCACCACGCGGCTTGGACTCATTACCAACCCGCTGCGCGACCGTTTCGGCATTCCGGTGCGGCTGAATTTCTACACGGTCGATGAACTGGAGCTGATCGTGCGGCGCGGCGCGCGCATTCTCGGCATGCCGATTGGCGATGACGGGGCCGTGGAGATTGCGCGGCGCGCTCGTGGCACGCCGCGCATCGCGGGACGCCTTTTGCGTCGTGTGCGCGATTTCGCTTCCGTTGCCGGCGCTGAGACCGTGTCGCGCAAGGTCGCCGACGATGCGCTGTCCAGGCTGGAGGTGGATGCACTCGGCCTCGATCAGCTCGACCGGCGCTATCTGTCCATGATCGCCATGAATTTCGGCGGCGGGCCGGTCGGCATCGAGACGATCGCGGCCGGGCTTTCCGAGCCGCGCGATGCCATCGAGGACATCATCGAGCCTTACCTGATCCAGCAGGGCTTCATCATGCGCACACCACGTGGGCGCGTGCTGACAGCCAATGCCTGGAAACATCTCGGCCTAGAAGTGCCGCGCGAATTGAACCAGCAGCAGATCAATCTCTTCCAGGAAGAGGATTAA
- the ruvA gene encoding Holliday junction branch migration protein RuvA, with product MIGKLKGTLDEIEEDHCLVDVHGVGYVAYCSARTLSALPGPGEAVVLHIETYVREDMIRLYGFQTALEREWFRLLMSNVQGVGAKVALAILSTLSPSDLANAITLRDIAMVSRAPGVGKKVAERIVTELKTKAPAFAGEASGTIGLKQELGEGVAAAPVADAVSALTNLGYSRDVAANAVAAALKSAGDGADSAKLIRFGLKELAR from the coding sequence ATGATCGGCAAGTTGAAAGGCACGCTGGACGAGATCGAGGAGGATCATTGCCTCGTCGACGTGCATGGCGTGGGTTACGTCGCCTATTGTTCGGCACGCACGCTGTCGGCGCTGCCGGGGCCTGGCGAAGCGGTCGTGCTTCATATCGAAACCTATGTGCGCGAGGACATGATCCGCCTCTATGGTTTCCAGACCGCGCTGGAGCGCGAATGGTTCCGTCTGCTGATGAGCAATGTCCAGGGTGTCGGCGCCAAGGTTGCGCTGGCCATCCTGTCGACGCTGTCGCCATCCGATCTCGCCAATGCGATCACGCTGCGCGACATCGCCATGGTGTCGCGGGCACCGGGGGTCGGCAAGAAGGTGGCCGAGCGCATCGTCACCGAATTGAAGACCAAGGCGCCGGCCTTTGCCGGTGAAGCTTCCGGCACGATCGGGCTGAAGCAGGAGTTGGGCGAAGGCGTGGCGGCCGCTCCGGTCGCCGATGCTGTCTCGGCGCTGACCAATCTCGGCTATTCGCGCGACGTTGCCGCCAATGCTGTGGCCGCGGCTCTGAAGAGCGCCGGCGATGGTGCCGATTCCGCCAAGCTGATCCGGTTTGGGCTGAAGGAGCTGGCGCGGTGA
- the ybgF gene encoding tol-pal system protein YbgF, whose product MHFRTILSGTLAVLLTASVVAPAWAAGPVRTTEDGFSFKLPSINLPGVFGGQSKKSDDVQLAQAGGTVGLEDQIRQMNGKIEELNFQILQLQEQLRKSQEDNEFRFQQIEQGGGASHKKSDAATGNSSVAQAPAATTPKVPATAGTHAAGTSQTAAQPQPADQASSGDQVGDLIIDSGNGDPGKLVPGQQSKSFGTITVDKNGNVVTAQPPADIPSAPATSQAPSGGAVVASLPSTNSPEELYRNSYQFILSGDYNTAEQGFRQHIERFPTDAKAADAHYWLGEALLGQQKYRDAAEVFLGASKDYSKSKKAPDMMLKLGISLMGLKQRDVACATFAEIGKRYPDATSALKERVKQERALASC is encoded by the coding sequence ATGCATTTCAGAACAATCCTGAGCGGGACGCTTGCCGTTCTTCTCACAGCGAGTGTCGTCGCACCCGCCTGGGCGGCCGGACCGGTGCGCACCACCGAGGACGGCTTTTCGTTCAAACTGCCCAGCATCAATCTGCCGGGTGTCTTTGGCGGACAGTCGAAGAAGTCCGACGACGTCCAGCTTGCGCAGGCTGGCGGCACCGTAGGGCTGGAAGACCAGATCCGGCAGATGAACGGCAAGATCGAGGAGCTGAACTTCCAAATCCTGCAGCTGCAGGAGCAACTGCGCAAATCACAGGAAGACAACGAGTTCCGCTTTCAGCAGATCGAGCAGGGTGGCGGCGCCTCGCACAAGAAGTCCGATGCCGCTACCGGCAACAGCAGCGTGGCGCAGGCGCCCGCTGCAACAACACCCAAGGTGCCGGCGACCGCCGGCACCCATGCCGCAGGAACGTCACAGACCGCTGCCCAACCGCAGCCGGCCGACCAGGCTTCTTCCGGGGATCAGGTCGGCGACCTGATCATCGATTCGGGAAATGGCGATCCGGGGAAGCTCGTCCCGGGTCAGCAGTCCAAGTCGTTCGGGACCATTACCGTCGACAAGAACGGCAATGTGGTGACCGCACAGCCGCCGGCCGACATCCCGAGCGCTCCGGCGACATCCCAGGCGCCTTCGGGCGGTGCAGTTGTCGCATCCTTGCCGAGCACCAACAGCCCGGAGGAGCTCTACCGCAACTCCTATCAGTTCATCCTGTCCGGGGACTACAACACCGCCGAACAGGGGTTTCGCCAGCATATCGAACGTTTCCCGACCGATGCGAAAGCTGCCGACGCCCACTATTGGCTGGGCGAGGCTCTGCTCGGCCAGCAGAAATATCGCGACGCCGCCGAAGTTTTCCTTGGCGCGAGCAAGGACTATTCGAAGTCCAAGAAGGCGCCTGACATGATGCTGAAGCTCGGCATCTCCCTGATGGGTCTCAAGCAGCGCGACGTCGCTTGCGCCACCTTCGCCGAAATCGGCAAGCGTTATCCCGATGCCACCAGCGCGCTCAAGGAACGCGTCAAGCAGGAGCGGGCGCTCGCCTCGTGCTGA
- a CDS encoding type II toxin-antitoxin system VapC family toxin, producing the protein MATLVDTNVLIDLFDAGSSWEDWSIHTIERLRSEGPIIVNQVVYAEMAAGFASEAALETALSPSRFLREDLPWEAAFAAGHAFLAYRRGGGAKRSPLPDFYIGAHAAIRGYSLLTRDQDRYRAYFPLLRIVSPETHPMGSNR; encoded by the coding sequence ATGGCGACGCTCGTCGATACCAACGTCCTGATCGATCTCTTCGACGCGGGCAGTTCATGGGAGGACTGGTCGATCCATACGATTGAGCGGCTTCGGTCGGAGGGTCCCATCATCGTCAACCAGGTCGTCTATGCCGAGATGGCAGCCGGCTTTGCGAGCGAAGCAGCGCTGGAAACGGCGCTGTCGCCGTCGCGCTTCCTCAGGGAAGATTTGCCCTGGGAGGCTGCATTCGCTGCTGGTCATGCATTTCTGGCTTATCGCCGCGGCGGTGGGGCGAAACGCTCGCCCTTGCCGGATTTCTATATCGGCGCGCATGCAGCCATACGCGGGTATTCGCTTCTAACCCGCGACCAGGACCGCTATCGGGCCTACTTCCCGCTGCTGCGGATCGTCTCTCCAGAAACCCATCCAATGGGGAGCAACAGATGA
- the tilS gene encoding tRNA lysidine(34) synthetase TilS, with amino-acid sequence MAHIGPLSEHPLFSHIDFGQGAVAAVSGGSDSTALLVLLKDHLDRSVPSARLLAVTVDHGLRPDSIAEAQEVARLCARLGIAHRIVVWEGAKPSTGLPAAAREARYRLLADAARHAGLGMVLTGHTADDQAETVLMRQARDQGRGLAGMAPATLFDGDIWILRPLLAERRDALRTLLRARGLGWIDDPTNVDGRFERPRLRTALGSDGRRFDELFAIAGKAAAEREYLGRRAARLIDVHASRPTRGLIRLDPVFANTDDPAASIYALRVLLAVVGGISFLPDEERATVLFHRLKGLGHRATLSRTVADSRRSGIFLRRETRGLPTDMPAVSDTVWDGRYRITFNDAARDCVIAPFGQMAAKTFADETVSGTPSSLFYAALATEPALWRDGTCLGLVGEAGKPTVGAALPIASPFARFLPGFDLGLARAVAKLIGGAVVGEPPLVVRRGAKATANA; translated from the coding sequence ATGGCGCATATCGGGCCGCTTTCTGAACATCCGCTTTTCTCGCATATCGACTTCGGCCAGGGCGCCGTGGCCGCCGTTTCGGGCGGCAGTGATTCGACCGCGCTTCTGGTTCTCCTGAAAGATCACCTCGACCGTTCCGTCCCGTCGGCCCGGCTGCTCGCCGTCACGGTGGATCATGGGCTGCGCCCGGATTCCATCGCGGAAGCGCAAGAGGTCGCCCGTTTGTGTGCCAGGCTCGGTATTGCTCATCGCATCGTCGTCTGGGAGGGAGCCAAACCCTCGACCGGATTGCCCGCGGCGGCGCGCGAGGCCCGCTATCGGCTGCTTGCCGACGCCGCGCGGCATGCCGGCCTTGGGATGGTGTTGACCGGCCATACCGCGGACGACCAGGCTGAAACCGTCCTGATGAGGCAGGCGCGGGATCAGGGGCGTGGCCTTGCCGGCATGGCCCCGGCAACGCTTTTCGACGGAGATATTTGGATCCTTCGCCCGCTTCTGGCAGAGCGGCGCGATGCGCTGCGCACCCTGTTGCGCGCGCGCGGCCTTGGCTGGATCGACGATCCGACCAATGTCGACGGCCGGTTCGAGCGTCCTCGCCTGCGCACCGCTCTCGGTAGCGACGGCCGGCGCTTCGACGAACTCTTCGCAATCGCCGGAAAGGCCGCGGCTGAGCGGGAATATCTCGGCCGCCGCGCGGCCAGATTGATCGATGTCCACGCGAGCCGCCCGACCCGTGGCCTGATCCGCCTAGACCCGGTCTTCGCGAACACAGATGATCCAGCGGCCTCCATCTACGCGCTGCGGGTTTTGTTGGCCGTCGTCGGAGGCATCTCGTTCCTGCCGGACGAGGAGCGCGCGACCGTGCTTTTCCATCGTCTCAAGGGTTTGGGACATCGCGCTACATTGTCGCGGACGGTAGCCGACAGTCGCCGCTCGGGCATCTTTCTGCGCCGCGAAACGCGAGGCCTGCCCACTGACATGCCCGCCGTGTCCGACACGGTTTGGGATGGCCGATACCGCATCACTTTCAACGACGCCGCAAGGGATTGCGTGATCGCGCCATTCGGCCAAATGGCTGCAAAAACCTTCGCCGATGAAACGGTGTCGGGGACGCCTTCAAGCTTGTTTTACGCGGCGTTGGCTACAGAACCCGCACTTTGGCGGGACGGCACGTGCCTTGGACTTGTCGGGGAGGCCGGAAAACCAACGGTTGGAGCAGCGTTGCCCATTGCCTCACCTTTCGCCCGTTTCCTGCCGGGCTTCGATCTTGGCCTTGCTCGGGCGGTGGCGAAGCTCATCGGCGGGGCGGTCGTTGGAGAGCCACCATTGGTCGTCCGTCGTGGCGCGAAAGCGACGGCGAATGCTTAA
- the tolQ gene encoding protein TolQ has protein sequence MENIALADPGAHLSIWGLFMQAGWVVKLVMLGLLGASVWTWAIVIDKLISYARIRVALNRFEQVFWSGQSLEELYRNLADRKTVGMGAIFVAAMREWKKSFEKGAKSPLALQTRIDKAMDLALTREMERLEGRLGFLATIGSAAPFIGLFGTVVGIMTSFQAIAGSKSTNLAVVAPGIAEALLATAIGLLAAIPAVIAYNKLSSDAGKIGVRMEGFADEFSAILSRQIDEKVAQKAA, from the coding sequence ATGGAAAACATCGCACTCGCCGATCCGGGCGCGCATTTGTCGATCTGGGGCCTGTTCATGCAGGCCGGCTGGGTGGTCAAGCTGGTCATGCTTGGCCTGCTCGGCGCCTCGGTCTGGACCTGGGCCATCGTCATCGACAAGCTGATTTCCTACGCGCGCATCCGCGTTGCGTTGAACCGCTTCGAGCAGGTGTTCTGGTCTGGGCAATCGCTTGAGGAACTCTACCGCAACCTTGCCGACCGCAAGACGGTTGGAATGGGCGCCATCTTCGTGGCCGCGATGCGCGAGTGGAAGAAGAGCTTCGAAAAGGGTGCGAAGTCGCCGCTGGCGCTGCAGACGCGCATCGATAAGGCGATGGATCTGGCGCTGACCCGGGAGATGGAGCGCCTCGAAGGTCGGCTCGGCTTCCTCGCCACGATCGGCTCGGCGGCTCCCTTCATCGGCCTGTTCGGCACGGTGGTCGGCATCATGACCTCGTTCCAGGCCATCGCCGGCTCGAAATCGACCAATCTCGCCGTGGTTGCGCCCGGTATCGCCGAGGCGCTTCTCGCCACCGCCATCGGCCTGCTGGCGGCCATTCCCGCGGTCATCGCCTATAACAAGCTGTCATCCGATGCCGGCAAGATCGGCGTGCGCATGGAGGGCTTCGCGGACGAGTTCTCCGCCATACTGTCGCGCCAAATCGATGAGAAAGTGGCCCAGAAGGCCGCCTGA
- a CDS encoding TonB family protein, translating into MKPDPVKQPDPKPLPVKEPEPAPKPAEQKPAEAKPEPAKPDAVAEAIATQPTEAVALPNSAPAPEAKPRPEPAQAETAKAPDRKKSDKSVKEASSRQKSEDEAFNDKVSALLNKQKPSGGGAKRSTQQSSLGGDRNNGQKLSNSEMGALREQLSGCWTIPVGAQDAGNLVAIIRFNVDQSGKLDGRPTIQTSSGNRSYDESAVRAIQKCDQAGLTLPAGKQDIWSEIQVTFNPGDMGM; encoded by the coding sequence GTGAAGCCTGATCCCGTCAAGCAGCCTGATCCCAAGCCGCTGCCGGTGAAGGAGCCTGAGCCTGCGCCAAAGCCAGCCGAACAGAAGCCGGCGGAGGCCAAACCCGAGCCGGCAAAGCCGGATGCTGTGGCCGAAGCGATCGCTACGCAGCCGACCGAAGCGGTTGCCTTGCCCAATTCGGCGCCGGCGCCTGAAGCGAAGCCGCGCCCCGAACCAGCTCAGGCCGAGACCGCCAAGGCGCCGGATCGCAAGAAATCGGACAAGTCGGTCAAGGAAGCATCGTCGCGTCAAAAATCGGAGGATGAGGCCTTCAACGATAAGGTTTCCGCTCTTCTCAACAAGCAAAAACCTTCCGGTGGCGGCGCAAAACGGTCCACTCAGCAGTCATCGCTCGGCGGCGACAGGAACAATGGCCAAAAGCTGAGCAACAGCGAGATGGGCGCTCTGCGCGAGCAGCTTAGCGGCTGCTGGACCATTCCTGTCGGCGCACAAGACGCCGGGAACCTGGTCGCAATCATTCGGTTCAATGTGGATCAATCGGGCAAGCTGGATGGCCGCCCGACGATCCAGACTTCCAGCGGCAATCGTTCGTACGATGAAAGCGCGGTGCGCGCGATCCAGAAATGCGATCAGGCGGGGCTGACACTTCCAGCAGGCAAGCAGGACATTTGGTCCGAAATTCAAGTCACTTTCAACCCAGGCGACATGGGCATGTAA